AAGATCTCCCAGTTAAATAATGAATCTTCTTGGTTCGTTCTCTAGTAAGATATTGACCTGTGGCTTGTTTGTGTTTGACTTCAGGAGCTAGTATTTGTTATGTTTGTAAGTGTTAGCTTTTCAACAGAAAcaacatatttatacatacatcTTATGTTCCTCaaaacatttacacacacacaaatgtcacTTTTGTAGAAGTTGGACTCATAATTGCATGATGATACATAGTCATGACAATATTGTAATTTCACCTTTAAAGGAACGGCTAGTATAAAGGCAGAGAGTGATACAGCTAATGAATCAGCCCCAGAGGCTACCAGTGAGTCCACTGAGGCCCTGCAGAGATCTGAAGATGCCACAGTGGAGGGCCAGCCTGCGGAGACACCTTCCCCGCCCGACACATCCACGCCACAGGCTGTCCCACAGTCGCCATCAGTAACTCAGGATGAAGGTACATAATACAGAGTTGTCTTGAGCTGTTGGCCATGCAAATGGACTGGGCACATTCAAAGATTATATCTCTATATGCACAATATGCCATATCAACAGTCTAGTGGTACTGCAAAaactcctcactcctctctggAGGAAGGATTTTGTATTATTCTAAACAGATGAATTGTagttgtaaaaaatataattaatAGCTAACTAACTGCAAATGATCTTGGATAATATCATAGGTCAGCAAATggaaaataacattttaatgaaAAACCTAATTGAATGAACAGATATGCAAAACAGCTTTTAATGcactaattattattattaagataATAACCCTGCTTAAGTTTCCTTTTCAAACCTCCCCCTGGGCCTCTGCACACAAACTCTTTCCACTGGTTTCTATTACATGTCTGTCACCTAATGAACCCACAAGGGTAGACAGAATCCAAACAGGTCAGATGAAATGATGGCATTTAGACCATTAGAAAGACCTTGACCTTAAAAAATTAATATCTAATATCTATAGTAATCCATCCAAAATGTGATATTATGCATTGCATATGTatattgtcttttattttgtttaatatACTTTTCTGGACTGGTTTGATTTACATATTCCTGGTTATGAACCATGCTTCAGTGTCATGATGGAGATTACATGTAAATGTTGATGGATCCATAAATGCAAATGTCTGTGTGGATATGTGAACAAAAGCAGATTATTTACGGTTTATAAGAAGGTATATAAGACATAAGaaagtatatgtgtatgtataatttACAATTTATTACACTTAGTATTTAATATTAGGATAAAAAGTATTTCCTGCTGGAACCAAATGTGAGTTTGCCAAATTTTAAATACTATAGTTGTTCATGATTAGTGTTAAAGCTGTGATGTGTTTGAGGactatatgccattattataGATTATGGTTGTGATTATTGTCTTGTATTGTTTTACATTCCCATACAAAAGTTTAACATTATTCTATGAAAGAACATTAACTATATAATAAGTTGTCCTTTTGGTCATCTTTAAAAAGCTGTAGCTTCAGCGGTATCCCAGGCAGAGTCATCCGCACCAGAGGACACAGCAGGTGAGCTGCTCTTTGAAGTCTAAGCTGTATTATTTCTGTTTCTGCTCAGGTTTGTATGCTAACCCATTTCTCACATTCAGCTCCCAGTGAGGGAAGCTAAAGGCCTCCAGAACCAGACGCCACAGCATCAACAGTGGAGAATCAAGAAAAACCTCACACTCTTACACCAAAGTGTGACACTTTCAGATGCTTCAAGCATGAAATAACACATCGTGGCTTGATTGTTGCCAAGCTGCAGACCGGATCTTTCAGATGAGGGTCTAGCAGACATCACTGTGCCTTTCTTTCTGATCGGTGTTGGGAAAGTACACTTCTGTATATAGTTCAACTTTGAAAGCACTTAAGCAATTATTACCTTTGTAGGACTGTCATCTACCTTTGTGTAAGATGTTAGGGTTGCACAAAATTCATACATACAGCAAAATGATTATATATgcttataaaatatataaaatgaaaatgcgtataaaaatataaatatatacacacacactacatttcACATACACATATTTGGACAAATTTGCTCCTGTAACCATGTACAAATGATGTGTGCATTCACAGTGTAATTTTTATGTAATATGTAAAAatcaacactgaaaaaaaaacttttccatTTATTAATGTGCATTGACCTTTATTTTGTAAGCTAAATCCAATGGAAAACAACCAAAAATTATACAAAATTATAATTATACAATTATAAAATAAAGTATATTTAATTAGTAATGTATAACAAAATTACTTTATATTGCAACAGAGCAGATTATGTAGTGATAAAGACCATTTCATGACCTGCAAATCAAAATCCTTTGTGTACCATAACCATGTAATAGGATGAATTAGATATCGCAACCATTTCTCGGAACAAACAACAAAGTTTTAAAACTAAAACTGAGCCAGTGATCAAATTTTAGGCTACTGAATTAGTTACAATTTGTGCTTTCTCACACCACACAATCAGGATGCATCTGTAATGGGTCCCAATACAGCAATCGCTTCAATTTCAAGTAGTCCACCCTTTAGAGAGGAGAACACAAAAGGAAACAAGACAAAATTAGGAATTGCAAACGAAATACATGTAGCTCTGTGGAAACTGTCTGAAATAGTCAAAGATGATTCGTCTTGGGTCAGTTTACACACTGACAATTTACTATTGGttcattttttattcaattaaaTTCAATAAGGTGACTTTTTGTAAATTAAAGCCCAGTGCTTTAGTTATATATCTGCTCCTTTATTATACCAGCAGACTTACTCGGGGTACGGCAGAAACCTGGTAAGCAGACCTGGCTGGGATGTTCCTGCTGAAAACTAAAACAGAGTTACAGAGATAACTAAATCAAGCAATTACATTTAAGAAACCTAAATTCTTTGAATTGGTGCTGTTTTTGCTCATATAGAGATGTTTTTCCTCATTTCacataataacaacaacaatacacacacacacacacgagcaccaCGAGTGTAGTGTCCCTTCCCCATCCTTATCTATGAGAAGTAAGGAAACTTTTAtacaaatgtaaacatttttaaagcatGATCAGTCTATGTGTGGTGGGGGGTCTGTGTTGTCAGGCTGTCTGGAACAGAAAAAGCTTAATTTTCAATGGCCCACACTGTATCTCCTTACACACAGTCACTGTGATTGAATTACCACTGCACATGATATCAGAGAGGCAATTCCGCACAAAGCATCCCACTACGTAGCGTTTGAGTAGCAAACTATAAGAGTCTAATTCAGGATGCTTAAAAAATCTAAAATCTAGATTTCTTTATTAAAGTACATAATTGTAACTGGGCAATGGATATATCTAAATCACAATCAAACACAATAGTCTTCTGGGCAGCACTCATCACAACAACACTACTCAGTTCATTCATTTGCTCTGTGAGCTAAAGGAAACGCCGATGAGCGTTAATTCAGGAAGGCTATACagtgagggggaaaaaacagtgcCACCTTGTGGTCATTGCTGAATGTAGCAGTGCCTATGAGCAAACCCTAGTTTACTTACATTGCTTATAAATATCATTGACACAGTTAAAGTCACTGATGTCTGTCAAGAATACAGTCGTCTTGACAactgaaacacaaacatacacacacacacacacacacacacacacacaaaaacaaatcaatatcataaatacaatacaaaagAATTCTCAATGTAGAAAGCCTTACCATTTTCATATCCACATCCAGCTGTTTTCAAGATCTCGCCCATGTTAATAAGTGCCTttgaataaaaaacaaaacaaatactaAAATAGAAAATCGTACAAATACTATTGAGCTCTTCAGAGCTCATGTTGGGACCCTCTAACATTAATGACCACATTAGTTTGTCACAGTGTTGTCCACTGAGTCTGTGTCTCACCTGTTTGGCCTGGGCCTGCACCCCTCCAGTTACCAACTGTCCTGATGCTACGTCCAAACCGATTTGACCCGAGATATACATAGTACGATCCACCACCACTGCCTGGCTGAATTTAAAAACGGTAAATAAAACGTAACGTAGGAGGAGAACACTTTTTATGTCATGATATAACTAAACAGTTACTAAAATTATTAGATTTTGTAGGTCCACGTCCCTGTAGCTGCCAAAACCACTCATACTGAAGACATACTGAATTTATTTCTGTCATTGTAGATTATTTAGGTTTCATACGTTTTGCTGAATAATAATGACAAATgttatggcctggtggttagggaactggtcttgtgaccggagggtcgtgggttcgatccccagacctgaggccatgactgaggtgcccctgagcaaggcaccttaaccctcaattgctcacttgtataaacacaagataaaaatgtaagtagctctggataagggcatctgcaaaatgccataaatgtaaatgtaatccaCTTGAcagatacaaaaaaaaaaaaaaaaaaaacaggatagAAAATTAATTCTAGGTATTATTTATAGGTAtctatatattatttattatttattgg
This Brachyhypopomus gauderio isolate BG-103 chromosome 6, BGAUD_0.2, whole genome shotgun sequence DNA region includes the following protein-coding sequences:
- the LOC143516772 gene encoding uncharacterized protein LOC143516772 yields the protein MGCASSTHTTAADTTRPNTKPEERNGTRATGTASIKAESDTANESAPEATSESTEALQRSEDATVEGQPAETPSPPDTSTPQAVPQSPSVTQDEAVASAVSQAESSAPEDTAAPSEGS
- the LOC143516771 gene encoding 2-iminobutanoate/2-iminopropanoate deaminase-like; this translates as MTSIRRQIHYTPKAPIMQGIYSQAVVVDRTMYISGQIGLDVASGQLVTGGVQAQAKQALINMGEILKTAGCGYENVVKTTVFLTDISDFNCVNDIYKQFFSRNIPARSAYQVSAVPRGGLLEIEAIAVLGPITDAS